aattcatactggagagacaccttatgaatgtaaggaatgtgggaaagctttcaaGTTTCTCAGTTCCTTACGAGATCACGAAAGAAATCACACTGGAgataaaccctacaaatgtaaacaATGTGGAAAAGCATTTAATCATATCCAGCCTTTTCAAAGACATGAAAGAACTCACACTggggagaaaccttatgaatgtaagCAATGTGGTAAAGCTTTCAGCTGTCCTATGTACTTACGAAGTCACGAAAGAactcatagtggagagaaaccctatgaatgtaaagaatgtgggaaagccttcttTTTTCACTCAAACCATCGGAGACACATGATAACGCATACCAGAGTTCATCCTTATAAActtaaggaatgtgggaaagtcTTCAAGTCTGATAATTCCTATGCAGTGCAAGAAAGAACTCATCTTGGAGacaaaccctatgaatgtaaacaATGTGGTAAAACCTTCATTTGTTCAAGTTACTTTCAAATACATGAAAgaactcatactggagagaaaactTATGAATGTAAACAGTGTGGTAAAGCCTTCCTTTATTCCAATCACTTTCGCATGCATGAAAGAACTCatgctggagagaaaccctatgaatgtaaacaatgtggtaaaaccttcatttttttcagtcACCTTCAAAGGCATGAaagaactcacactggagagaaaccctttgaatgtaaggaatgtggtaAATACTTTACTTGTGCAAGTTCTGTTCAAGTACAcaaaagaattcacactggagagaaaccctatgaatgtaaggaatgtggtaaagccttcagtTTTTCCAGATCCCTTCAGGTTCATAAAAGATCTCACACTAGAGAGAAACCCTATCAATGtaaagaatgtggtaaagccttcagtTATTCAAGGTCTTTTCAGTTACATGAAAGCACTCATACTAGAGAGAAACCCTAAGAATGTAAGCAATGTTGGTAGGTTGTCAGTTGTTCTAGTTCCTATTAAATGTATGAGAGAACTCACACCAGAgagaaattatatgaatgtaaACAATGCGATTAAGCCTTCAGTTGTCCTAATTCACTTCAAAGATGTGACTTATGTTGCagtaaagtctttttaaaatgtgggaaaaCCTTCCATTCTCCTAGGCTTGTAAATATATGAAAGGActctggagagaaaccctatgaatgttaaggaatgtgggaaagccttcaatTCACACAATCTTTTGAGGACACATGAGAATGTATGCTGGAGACAACCTCTGTAAACAATGTGGGTaattattcttcccatttcatTGTGAAACCACAAAACCACTCATACTGGAGAGCAACTTCTTTAGTGTAATTGATATGGAAAGTCCTTCAATTATGTGTATAATATTTCTTCCACCTAGGGAGCCTGCTTAGGAAGAATTGAAGGACTTGGGCCCTAACAGGCCTTTCTTAGAACCTAGTCTGTAGTTAGGAAACAACTTCTAGCATGGTACCTGCTCTCAGCTCACACACATGGCTAGAAAGAAGTGATAGGGCTCCCAGAATCAGTATTTAAACCAGTTGCTTCTGGTCAGATCTGTGGGAATGCTGTGGTTCTGAAACAAAATTGCATCCCATAGTTTTCCCGAAGTGGGATCTGGGTGGAGACTTCTTAATTTATGGGCGTCAACAAGGCCGTTTCCAGCCTTCATTTTCCCATTTCAAGCCTACGCTGTGTATGCTTACtggaaacatgtttaaaaattcagTCTTGCCTCACACTGGAACCTTTCTCTGTGGCAACCTCAGATGGTTCTCAGGTGAGAGGGCTGAAGAAGCAATGGCTGAACACATGCCACAGGACACATACCCCTGGGCCACACAATATTCACTCTCCCATAATCACTAGCTCTGCGCCAGCCACCACAGAATAGTCTCAAAACCACTAATGATGTTGCAAAGACCCACCTTGCTATGTCTTAGCTGTAGAACACACTCAAAGTTCCTGGTTGCCCTAACTTGCCTACTCCAAACTTTCTGGCTCGTTCTACTCTGAGATGTTCAGTGGTGTATGCACTGACTGTGCTTTAGCCCTTCTCACCTCAATGCATGCTGAATGTGTACTGCTTGAGGGCTAGTTTTATATCCTCCCCACCAAAACCAGCATCTACTTTTGGGAACAGTACCCACCCTGCAGAGCTGCTGTGGTGCTCTGCTCCTGTGTGTGCAGCAGCCCTGTGGTGCATGGAAAATGCTAGTGTCAGTTATGCTTCATAGTCCAAGAGGTGACTCTTCACATCATCCCTGTCAGGCCAGGTAAGCTCCCAATCAACTGCCTTCTGGAGCCACTGATGATTTCTCTCTTGTGAATTGAGTAGGGGTAGTAGGTGTTGGGCCCTTTGTTTGTCAGAAGCAGTGCCCCCTGTTTCTTGCAGAACAAATCAGAGTGTCCTGGAAGGGAAGTGGCAATATGAAGGGAAAGAGGTCACTATCAGCCCTTGTGACAACCTCCATTCTTTCTCTGGGCCTTGAAAGTGATCTTTCTCTTACCTGGAGACCTATAGTCTGAGCTCTCTAGGCCTACACCCTCCCCCAACAGTAGGTATGGGTCAAGTGGCAGCATCCAAGGCCTCCGGGAATACCGTAGGGCCCCATGAGGGTAATTGGAGCAAGGTTTGCCAGCGGATGTGGCTTCTGGAGGTGATG
This portion of the Microcebus murinus isolate Inina chromosome 27, M.murinus_Inina_mat1.0, whole genome shotgun sequence genome encodes:
- the ZNF490 gene encoding zinc finger protein 490 — translated: MDSVSFEDVAVNFTQEEWTLLDSSQKTLYRDVMCETFNNLACIGKKWNDQDIEDDHKNQRRNLRGHMVARLCKSKEGHQYGKSTSQIPNLIIIKETSTKVKPCECSMCGKLFMHHSLLNEHMKSHTEKKTNEYQEQEHGEKPYKCKECGKTFTRYHSIRIHERIHTGEKPYECKECGKAFRFLFSFRSHERIHTGETPYECKECGKAFKFLSSLRDHERNHTGDKPYKCKQCGKAFNHIQPFQRHERTHTGEKPYECKQCGKAFSCPMYLRSHERTHSGEKPYECKECGKAFFFHSNHRRHMITHTRVHPYKLKECGKVFKSDNSYAVQERTHLGDKPYECKQCGKTFICSSYFQIHERTHTGEKTYECKQCGKAFLYSNHFRMHERTHAGEKPYECKQCGKTFIFFSHLQRHERTHTGEKPFECKECGKYFTCASSVQVHKRIHTGEKPYECKECGKAFSFSRSLQVHKRSHTREKPYQCKECGKAFSYSRSFQLHESTHTREKP